The following are encoded together in the Cicer arietinum cultivar CDC Frontier isolate Library 1 chromosome 2, Cicar.CDCFrontier_v2.0, whole genome shotgun sequence genome:
- the LOC140919337 gene encoding uncharacterized protein — translation MVYFEIIEQSSETQEGNKDTCRDILGKVFNVPEYSGRVRGKGFGVTPKSFFPQEKRQKPSNEEVLEKLRILSEQVALLVNTNKDKQLPVQLQPEIQMESETGSCNVGLKSIPEGVTTCVLYLSSPTQRKVGKGILYNTSGEVLYNIPIPACHVKVSPTVAFEPTAPLPIPDNDGDMKFLSDAIGNYVA, via the exons ATGGTATACTTT gaaattattgaacaaagttctgaaactcaagagggcaacaaggatacttgcagggacattcttgggaaagtgtttaatgtccctgagtattccggtcgagtgagggggaaaggatttggcgtaactcccaaaagcttttttcctcaagagaagcgccaaaaaccttccaacgaggaagtattagagaagctcagaatcctatcggagcaagtggcactcttggtgaatacgaataaagacaagcaacttccggttcagctccaacctgaaatacaaatggagagtgaaaccgggagttgcaacgtcggtttgaagagtattcccgag ggtgtcactacatgtgtcctatacttgtcctcgcctactcaacggaaggtgggaaaaggaatattgtacaatacttcgggagaagtattgtacaatattccgatccccgcgtgccatgtcaaagtatcgcctacggttgctttcgaaccaactgcaccgttgcccataccggacaacgatggagatatgaagttcttaagcgacgctattggcaatTACGTGGCATga